A segment of the Anaerolineae bacterium genome:
GTTCGCACATCATGCACCTCCTACGCTCCATCTACGCTCCACCTACTGCTTTCCCGTGCTTCCAGCCCGTTTTTCGCGCCTTCTGCACGCTATCCTGCCGCTATCGCGCTCCGGATGGCCTCCACCGCCTCGTGGTCTGGTCTGCGCAGTGCGTGGGCGTACACGCTCATGGTCACCTGGGGCGTGGCATGGCCCAGGCGCTGGGAGACCTGCGTCACCGGCAGGCCCGCCTCCAGCAGGAGCGATGCGTGCAGGTGGCGCAGTCCATGGGGCGTCATGGGTGGGAGATTCAGACGCTGGCACTCCCTGCGCAGGGCATGCTGGACGGTGCTCTGGCTCAACGGTTGCCCGTGCTCCCCTGTGAAGACCAGCCCGCTGTTCTGCCAGGACGCGCCCGCCTTCAGGCGCAGTTGGGCCTGGATGGCACGCTGGCGCTTCAGCGCGCTCACCGCCTCCGTTGGCAGGGCGATAGTGCGCACGCCGGCGCTCGTCTTTGGCTCTCCCACCACCCACTGGCCAGCGATGCGGTGCAGGGAGCGTCGGATGGTCAGTGTGCCCGCGTTCAGGTCCACGTCCTCCCAGGTCAGCGCCAGCAGTTCGCCCAGCCTGGCACCGGTGGCCACCGCCAGGAGGAAGAGAGGGTACAGCCAGTGGTCACGGGTTCCCTCCAGGAAGGCGCGGAGCTGGTCAGGCGTCCACAGCTCCTTGCGTGCCGGCGCATAGC
Coding sequences within it:
- a CDS encoding site-specific integrase — its product is MARGRGEGTIVKRTDGRYQASLQVNGRRRTVYGRTRQEVAQKLKELQEWAERQGELPDSRRTVADLIRSWLETCEPTLKPKTLVSYKQTCDLYIRPVLGQMRLDRLKPHHVQKLVNDLQREDKTRTAQLVYVLLHRACRLGVMWGWLIENPCDRIVRPRYAPARKELWTPDQLRAFLEGTRDHWLYPLFLLAVATGARLGELLALTWEDVDLNAGTLTIRRSLHRIAGQWVVGEPKTSAGVRTIALPTEAVSALKRQRAIQAQLRLKAGASWQNSGLVFTGEHGQPLSQSTVQHALRRECQRLNLPPMTPHGLRHLHASLLLEAGLPVTQVSQRLGHATPQVTMSVYAHALRRPDHEAVEAIRSAIAAG